The following are encoded in a window of Sphingobium sp. AP49 genomic DNA:
- a CDS encoding helix-turn-helix domain-containing protein — translation MSLPEWTERIDPCEAHCPSRDLLDLIGDRWSLLILLVVGQGVRRNGELKRRIGGISQKMLTQTLRALEANGLVVRHDFATVPPHVEYELTPLGVSLGDALGPLFQWIEGSYPAVVQARADFAARQAEAA, via the coding sequence ATGAGCCTGCCGGAATGGACCGAGCGGATCGATCCGTGCGAGGCGCATTGCCCGTCCCGCGACCTGCTGGACCTGATCGGGGATCGCTGGAGCCTGCTGATCCTGCTGGTGGTCGGCCAGGGGGTGCGACGCAATGGCGAGCTGAAGCGGCGGATCGGCGGCATCAGCCAGAAGATGCTGACCCAGACGCTGCGCGCACTGGAGGCCAATGGGCTGGTGGTGCGCCATGACTTCGCGACCGTGCCGCCCCATGTCGAATATGAACTGACGCCACTGGGCGTGTCGCTGGGCGATGCGCTGGGGCCGCTGTTCCAGTGGATCGAGGGCAGCTATCCGGCGGTGGTGCAGGCGCGGGCCGATTTCGCCGCGCGCCAGGCGGAGGCGGCATGA
- a CDS encoding flavodoxin family protein, with protein sequence MSKIAIVYHSGFGHTDVLARDVARGVTDSGGVADLLRIDGLQADFGEFFDRLADADAIIFGSPTYMGTVSAPMKAFMDASAKVYFTKQWKDKLGAAFTVSGSPSGDKLNTLTSLAIFAAQHGMLWIGTGQNPGNNDDESAATDAENRLGSFIGAMAQAANDSPDVTPKAGDRATARSLGRRVALAATRWRAGAAAVPLGAIDIQMMT encoded by the coding sequence ATGAGCAAGATCGCCATCGTCTACCATAGCGGCTTCGGCCATACCGATGTGCTGGCGCGCGACGTCGCCCGGGGCGTCACCGACAGCGGCGGCGTCGCCGACCTGCTGCGCATTGACGGCCTCCAGGCCGATTTCGGCGAATTTTTCGATCGCCTCGCCGATGCCGATGCCATCATCTTCGGCTCCCCCACCTATATGGGCACCGTCTCCGCGCCGATGAAGGCGTTCATGGACGCCAGCGCCAAAGTCTATTTCACCAAGCAATGGAAGGACAAGCTGGGCGCTGCCTTCACCGTCTCCGGCTCGCCCTCGGGCGACAAGCTCAACACCCTGACCAGCCTTGCCATCTTCGCTGCCCAGCATGGCATGCTGTGGATCGGCACCGGCCAGAATCCGGGCAATAATGACGATGAAAGCGCCGCGACCGACGCCGAAAACCGCCTCGGCAGCTTCATCGGCGCCATGGCCCAGGCGGCCAATGACAGTCCCGATGTCACGCCGAAAGCCGGCGACCGCGCCACCGCCCGTTCGCTGGGCCGCCGCGTGGCCCTGGCCGCCACACGCTGGCGCGCCGGCGCCGCGGCTGTTCCTCTAGGGGCGATCGACATTCAGATGATGACGTGA
- a CDS encoding DUF4261 domain-containing protein, producing the protein MLPFTGYEVELWNAPGTLEQVAERLNGVLRYLLINGPVISHGDTIGDHAADRSTRCFLGDSRADRGADVVPAMLLEFDGVSGDTAVRPRADLPQAASAIAPPIPAAASAPAMPAPSRATPAGLGRRAPGGFGRKGL; encoded by the coding sequence ATGCTGCCCTTCACCGGCTATGAAGTGGAATTGTGGAATGCGCCGGGTACGCTCGAACAGGTGGCGGAGCGGCTGAACGGGGTGCTGCGCTACCTGCTCATCAACGGTCCGGTGATCAGCCATGGCGACACGATCGGCGATCATGCCGCCGACCGCTCGACCCGCTGCTTCCTGGGCGACAGCCGCGCCGATCGCGGCGCGGATGTGGTGCCAGCGATGCTGCTCGAATTTGACGGTGTGTCCGGCGATACTGCCGTCCGTCCGCGCGCCGACCTGCCGCAGGCGGCTTCGGCCATTGCGCCGCCCATTCCTGCCGCCGCCAGCGCACCGGCGATGCCTGCGCCGTCCCGTGCTACGCCCGCCGGGCTTGGTCGCCGCGCGCCGGGGGGCTTCGGCCGCAAGGGGCTTTAA
- a CDS encoding DUF2065 family protein yields MDTISVLTLRLAEAIGLYMIVIGIGGLVAPQRWRAMMDDLQRSPGLVIALGFPVFAVGAALVLIHSIWTDPLAIIVSLIGYAALIEGALLLAVPGPLIRIGLWSLHFTRVWAIVSMLLGLALFLAGLTGRATISV; encoded by the coding sequence ATGGACACGATTTCCGTACTCACCCTGCGCCTGGCTGAAGCGATCGGCCTCTACATGATCGTCATCGGCATTGGCGGCCTGGTCGCGCCGCAACGCTGGCGGGCGATGATGGACGATCTCCAGCGTTCGCCCGGCCTCGTCATCGCGCTCGGCTTCCCGGTCTTCGCCGTCGGCGCCGCGCTCGTCCTCATCCACAGCATCTGGACCGATCCGCTGGCGATCATCGTCAGCCTGATCGGCTATGCCGCCCTGATCGAAGGGGCGCTGCTGCTCGCCGTGCCCGGCCCGCTGATCCGCATCGGCCTCTGGTCGCTCCATTTCACCCGCGTCTGGGCGATCGTCTCGATGCTGCTCGGCCTCGCCCTCTTCCTCGCCGGCCTCACCGGTCGCGCCACCATTTCCGTCTGA
- the thiC gene encoding phosphomethylpyrimidine synthase ThiC — translation MADVPARTEMRVTTGAIRGSKKIHVGPRKVAMREIHLEPGSGEPPVRVYDTSGPYTDPDARIDIMAGLQQLRRDWIRERGDVEDYDARAIQPEDNGLKGPDRSGGVQPFPNVVKRPLRAKAGANVSQMHYARRGIITPEMEYVAERENLGRARLADYVRDGESWGASIPDYVTPEFVRDEVARGRAIIPSNINHPESEPMAIGRNFLVKINANIGNSAVASDVAAEVDKLVWSIRWGADTVMDLSTGRNIHDTREWIIRNSPVPIGTVPIYQALEKVGGIAEDLTWDIFRDTLIEQAEQGVDYFTIHAGVRLAYIPMAAKRVTGIVSRGGSIMAKWCLAHHKESFLYDHFDEITEIMKAYDIAYSLGDGLRPGSIADANDEAQFSELYTLGELTHRAWKQDVQVMIEGPGHVPMHKIKENMEKQLQVCGEAPFYTLGPLTTDIAPGYDHITSGIGAAQIGWYGTAMLCYVTPKEHLGLPDRDDVKVGVVTYKLAAHAADLAKGHPAAQVRDDALSRARFEFRWRDQFNLSLDPDTAEQYHDQTLPAEGAKSAHFCSMCGPKFCSMKITQEVRDFAAKKNQPADGFLEAGLTGAEVAEASKAAALKGMEEMSKLFKETGSELYMGAGGREHD, via the coding sequence ATGGCAGATGTCCCCGCCCGCACCGAAATGCGCGTTACTACGGGAGCCATTCGTGGCTCGAAGAAGATCCATGTCGGCCCGCGCAAGGTCGCCATGCGCGAGATTCATCTGGAACCGGGCAGCGGCGAGCCGCCGGTCCGCGTCTATGACACCTCCGGCCCCTATACCGATCCCGACGCCCGCATCGACATCATGGCGGGGCTGCAGCAGTTGCGCCGCGACTGGATCCGCGAACGCGGCGATGTCGAGGACTATGACGCGCGCGCGATCCAGCCGGAGGATAATGGCCTGAAGGGTCCCGACCGCTCAGGTGGAGTTCAGCCTTTCCCCAATGTCGTGAAGCGCCCGTTGCGCGCCAAGGCCGGCGCCAACGTCTCCCAGATGCACTATGCCCGTCGCGGCATCATCACCCCGGAAATGGAATATGTGGCGGAACGCGAGAATCTCGGCCGCGCCCGCCTCGCAGACTATGTCCGCGACGGCGAAAGCTGGGGCGCATCGATCCCCGACTATGTGACGCCGGAATTCGTGCGCGATGAAGTCGCGCGCGGCCGCGCGATCATCCCGTCGAACATCAACCACCCGGAATCCGAGCCGATGGCGATCGGCCGCAATTTCCTGGTGAAGATCAACGCCAATATCGGCAACAGCGCCGTCGCCTCCGACGTCGCGGCCGAAGTCGACAAGCTGGTCTGGTCGATCCGCTGGGGCGCCGACACGGTGATGGACCTGTCGACCGGCCGCAACATCCATGACACGCGCGAATGGATCATCCGCAACTCGCCCGTGCCGATCGGCACCGTCCCCATCTATCAGGCGCTCGAAAAGGTCGGCGGCATCGCCGAGGACCTGACCTGGGACATTTTCCGCGATACGCTGATCGAACAGGCCGAACAGGGCGTCGACTATTTCACCATCCATGCGGGCGTCCGCCTCGCCTATATCCCGATGGCGGCAAAGCGCGTCACCGGCATCGTCTCGCGCGGCGGATCGATCATGGCGAAATGGTGCCTGGCGCACCACAAGGAGAGCTTCCTCTACGATCATTTCGACGAGATCACGGAGATCATGAAGGCCTATGACATCGCCTATTCGCTGGGCGACGGCCTGCGCCCCGGCTCCATCGCCGACGCCAATGACGAAGCGCAATTCTCCGAACTCTACACGCTGGGCGAACTGACCCACCGTGCTTGGAAACAGGATGTGCAGGTGATGATCGAAGGGCCGGGCCATGTGCCCATGCACAAGATCAAGGAGAATATGGAAAAGCAGCTCCAGGTCTGCGGCGAAGCGCCCTTCTATACGCTGGGGCCGCTCACCACCGACATCGCGCCGGGATACGACCATATCACCTCGGGCATCGGCGCCGCCCAGATCGGCTGGTATGGCACGGCGATGCTCTGCTACGTCACGCCCAAGGAGCATCTGGGCCTGCCCGACCGCGATGACGTGAAGGTCGGCGTCGTCACCTACAAGCTCGCCGCCCACGCCGCCGACCTTGCCAAGGGCCACCCCGCCGCGCAGGTCCGCGACGACGCGCTCAGCCGCGCCCGCTTCGAGTTCCGCTGGCGCGACCAGTTCAACCTGAGCCTCGATCCCGACACGGCCGAACAATATCATGACCAGACCCTGCCGGCCGAAGGCGCCAAGAGCGCCCATTTCTGCTCGATGTGCGGCCCCAAATTCTGCTCGATGAAGATCACGCAGGAAGTGAGGGATTTCGCCGCCAAGAAGAACCAGCCGGCGGATGGCTTCCTCGAAGCCGGCTTGACGGGCGCCGAAGTGGCCGAAGCCAGCAAAGCCGCCGCGCTGAAAGGCATGGAAGAGATGAGCAAACTCTTCAAGGAAACCGGCAGCGAACTCTATATGGGCGCCGGCGGCAGGGAGCATGATTGA
- a CDS encoding transcriptional regulator produces MNAPLKITKIGNSAGVILPKELLAHLQAAAGDSLSVVLTPRGIELSAAEPDFEAQMAAAREVMARRKRALRELAK; encoded by the coding sequence ATGAACGCTCCCCTCAAGATCACGAAGATCGGCAACAGCGCCGGTGTGATCCTGCCCAAGGAATTGCTGGCGCATCTCCAGGCGGCGGCGGGCGACAGCCTTTCGGTTGTCCTCACGCCGCGCGGCATCGAACTATCGGCCGCCGAGCCGGATTTCGAGGCGCAGATGGCCGCCGCACGGGAAGTCATGGCGCGGCGCAAGCGGGCGCTGCGCGAACTGGCGAAATAA
- a CDS encoding type II toxin-antitoxin system death-on-curing family toxin: MARPDWVWITPAVAEAAHAEQIAEHGGGGDALRDRGLFESAMARPQQLAHYGEPDAADLAAAYAYGLARNHPFVDGNKRIAAVVSETFLLLNGHALTATDAEMVVAFMDLAAGTLSEEELADWFRHHLAP; this comes from the coding sequence ATGGCCCGGCCCGATTGGGTCTGGATCACGCCCGCCGTGGCGGAAGCCGCCCATGCCGAGCAGATTGCCGAACATGGCGGAGGCGGCGATGCGCTGCGCGATCGCGGCCTGTTCGAAAGCGCGATGGCGCGGCCCCAACAACTTGCCCATTATGGTGAACCGGATGCCGCTGACCTGGCGGCTGCTTACGCCTATGGGCTGGCGCGCAATCATCCCTTTGTCGATGGCAACAAACGGATTGCGGCGGTGGTCAGCGAAACCTTCCTGCTGCTGAATGGTCATGCCCTGACCGCGACCGACGCCGAAATGGTCGTGGCCTTCATGGATCTGGCCGCCGGCACCCTGTCGGAAGAAGAACTGGCCGACTGGTTCCGCCACCATCTCGCGCCCTGA
- a CDS encoding ABC transporter ATP-binding protein/permease, whose amino-acid sequence MPPATPDSTPLPPAWATLRRFIPYLWPADAPALRRRVAIALALVALAKVITLAMPFAYKGAIDRMAPGLEPAAGLAMALVVAYAGARFGGVLFDNLRNAIFEKVGQEAGRRLADDVFVHLHRLSLRFHLDRRTGAVTKIVERGTKSIDTMLYFLLFNIAPTVLELLAVCAIFLVKFGPGLVAATLVMVALYIWFTRLVTEWRNQLRRDMVDMDTSAVAHAVDSLLNFETVKYFGAEEREARRYGTAMRRYAKAAVKSENSLAWLNIGQSLITNLMMGGAMAYTVWGWSRGQFSTGDVVLVNTLLSQLFRPLDLLGMVYRTIRQGLIDMEAMYKLIDTETEVADVPGAPALQVAGGAVRFDSVRFGYDPEREILHGVSFAVPAGKTLAIVGPSGAGKSTIARILFRFYDIQGGTVSIDGQDIAAVSQQSLRAAIGIVPQDMVLFNDTVGYNIGYGREGASQDEIEAAAKAASIHDFIMSLPQGYDTRVGERGLKLSGGEKQRVAIARTLLKDPPVLVLDEATSALDSRTETEIQTVLRDISRKRTTLVVAHRLSTVVDADEIIVLDAGRIVERGRHADLVRADGLYATMWARQATERDDMPQEPGIEDMFEIAPQ is encoded by the coding sequence ATGCCCCCAGCCACGCCCGATTCCACGCCCCTTCCGCCCGCCTGGGCCACTTTGCGGCGCTTCATCCCCTATCTCTGGCCGGCCGACGCGCCGGCCTTGCGCCGCCGCGTCGCGATTGCGCTGGCACTGGTTGCGCTGGCGAAGGTCATCACCCTCGCCATGCCCTTCGCCTATAAGGGCGCGATCGACCGGATGGCGCCGGGGCTGGAGCCGGCCGCCGGCCTCGCCATGGCGCTGGTCGTCGCCTATGCCGGCGCGCGCTTTGGCGGCGTGTTGTTCGACAATCTGCGCAACGCCATTTTCGAGAAGGTCGGGCAGGAAGCGGGCCGGCGCCTGGCCGACGACGTCTTCGTCCATCTCCACCGCCTGTCGCTGCGCTTCCATCTCGACCGCCGCACCGGCGCCGTCACCAAGATCGTCGAACGCGGCACGAAAAGCATCGATACGATGCTCTATTTCCTGCTGTTCAACATCGCGCCGACGGTGCTGGAACTGCTCGCCGTCTGCGCCATCTTCCTGGTGAAATTCGGCCCCGGCCTGGTCGCCGCGACGCTGGTCATGGTCGCCCTCTATATCTGGTTCACCCGCCTCGTCACCGAATGGCGCAACCAGCTTCGCCGCGACATGGTGGACATGGACACCAGCGCCGTCGCCCATGCCGTCGACAGCCTGCTCAATTTCGAGACGGTCAAATATTTCGGCGCAGAGGAGCGCGAGGCGCGGCGCTACGGCACTGCCATGCGCCGCTATGCCAAGGCGGCGGTAAAGTCGGAAAACAGCCTCGCCTGGCTCAATATCGGCCAGTCGCTCATCACCAACCTGATGATGGGCGGGGCGATGGCCTATACCGTCTGGGGCTGGAGCCGGGGGCAATTCTCCACCGGCGACGTGGTGCTGGTGAACACGCTCCTGTCGCAACTGTTCCGCCCGCTCGACCTGCTCGGCATGGTCTATCGCACCATCCGCCAGGGCCTGATCGACATGGAGGCGATGTACAAGCTGATCGATACTGAGACGGAGGTGGCGGACGTGCCCGGCGCCCCGGCGCTGCAGGTGGCCGGTGGCGCGGTCCGTTTCGACAGCGTCCGTTTCGGCTATGATCCTGAGCGCGAAATCCTCCATGGCGTCAGCTTCGCGGTGCCGGCGGGCAAGACGCTTGCCATCGTCGGTCCCTCGGGCGCGGGCAAGTCGACCATCGCCCGCATCCTGTTCCGCTTCTACGATATCCAGGGCGGCACCGTGTCGATCGACGGGCAGGATATCGCCGCCGTGAGCCAGCAGTCGCTGCGCGCCGCGATCGGCATCGTGCCGCAGGACATGGTCCTGTTCAACGACACGGTCGGCTATAATATCGGCTATGGCCGCGAAGGCGCGAGCCAGGACGAAATCGAGGCGGCGGCCAAGGCGGCGTCGATCCATGATTTCATCATGAGCCTGCCCCAGGGCTATGACACCCGCGTCGGCGAGCGTGGCCTCAAGCTGTCGGGTGGCGAGAAGCAGCGCGTCGCCATCGCCCGCACGCTGCTGAAAGACCCGCCGGTGCTGGTGCTGGACGAAGCGACCAGCGCCCTGGACAGCCGCACCGAGACCGAAATCCAGACCGTGCTGCGCGACATCAGCCGCAAGCGCACGACATTGGTGGTGGCCCATCGCCTGTCGACCGTGGTCGATGCCGACGAGATCATCGTGCTGGATGCTGGTCGCATTGTCGAGCGTGGGCGTCATGCCGATCTTGTCCGCGCCGACGGCCTTTACGCCACCATGTGGGCGCGCCAGGCGACCGAGCGCGACGATATGCCGCAGGAGCCGGGCATAGAGGATATGTTCGAGATCGCCCCGCAATAG
- a CDS encoding acyl-CoA thioesterase: MASSFTKPFTARPEHIDVLGHVNNAVWVQWMEQLSVEHWMTDADPAHVEAYIWVVTRHEVDYRGNVTEGDVVSGRTWIPEGPRGARFDRLIEFTGPDGKVKVSAKSTWAMIHKESGRLMRVPAEVAANFIEG; this comes from the coding sequence ATGGCATCGAGCTTCACCAAGCCATTCACCGCACGGCCCGAGCATATCGATGTGCTGGGCCATGTGAACAATGCGGTGTGGGTGCAGTGGATGGAGCAATTGTCGGTCGAACATTGGATGACCGATGCCGACCCGGCCCATGTCGAGGCCTATATCTGGGTCGTGACCCGGCATGAGGTCGATTATCGCGGCAATGTGACCGAGGGTGATGTCGTATCGGGCCGCACCTGGATACCGGAAGGACCGCGCGGCGCGCGGTTCGACCGGCTGATCGAGTTCACCGGCCCGGATGGCAAGGTGAAGGTGTCCGCCAAATCGACCTGGGCGATGATCCACAAGGAGAGCGGCCGGCTGATGCGGGTACCGGCGGAAGTCGCGGCCAACTTCATCGAGGGATGA
- a CDS encoding S9 family peptidase: protein MTDQMQPPLSPPIAERRPHNFTHHGITVDDPYAWLRDPGYPDVQDKDVLAYLEAENAWFEGAMAPHKPLLDTLFQEMKGRIKEDDASVPQKDGDYIYWRAFETGAQYRKWYRKPAAGGDDQLILDEPALAQGHDYFRLGAMSVSPDGRYLAYAIDTNGSERFEARIKDLFSGEILPEVIPDTLSSLVWTSDSKGLLYGLANENWRTDNARLHWLGQDVASDVELFHEDDEGFRVSIGLTSSEKWIVIATGDHVTSEAWLVPADNPTATPLLVSARQAGREYDVDEHEGTLYIKTNDTHPNFRLVKASLDTPDQWEEVIGADAHFYLTDFTLFKTFYVTEGRLDGLDQIELRDYATHSAKRLPFPEASYSASLDDNPEYDVTKLRIGYESMVTPDTIYDYHLADGRFEVLKVQEIPSGYDAGRYATERLLVPARDGTEIPVSIVYPAHFPRDGSAPLHLYGYGAYGLAMEPGFSTSRLSLLDRGFAFAIAHIRGGDDLGQQWYLDGKLDKRTNTFTDFVDVAKGLIALGYSSKGKISISGGSAGGELMGAVINSDPELWGAVVAHVPFVDVLNTMLDETLPLTPGEWPEWGNPIEDEAAFRTIQSYDPYTHVSAQAYPPLMVTAGLNDPRVTYWEPAKWVAKLRATKTDGNILLLKTNMGAGHGGKSGRFESLHETAEEFAFILWQLGVEG, encoded by the coding sequence ATGACCGATCAAATGCAGCCCCCCTTGTCCCCGCCGATCGCCGAGCGCCGCCCGCACAATTTCACGCATCATGGCATCACGGTGGACGACCCCTACGCATGGCTGCGCGACCCCGGCTATCCCGACGTCCAGGACAAGGATGTGCTGGCCTATCTGGAGGCCGAGAATGCCTGGTTCGAGGGCGCGATGGCGCCGCACAAGCCGCTGCTCGACACGCTGTTCCAGGAGATGAAGGGGCGGATCAAGGAAGATGACGCGTCGGTCCCGCAGAAGGATGGCGACTATATCTACTGGCGCGCGTTCGAGACCGGGGCACAATATCGCAAATGGTATCGCAAGCCCGCAGCAGGCGGTGACGACCAGTTGATCCTGGACGAACCGGCGTTGGCGCAGGGCCATGACTATTTTCGTCTTGGCGCCATGTCGGTGAGCCCCGACGGCCGCTACCTCGCCTATGCGATCGACACCAATGGCTCCGAACGGTTCGAGGCGCGGATCAAGGATCTCTTCTCGGGCGAGATATTGCCCGAAGTCATTCCCGACACATTGTCGTCGCTGGTGTGGACCAGCGATTCCAAGGGCCTGCTCTATGGCCTCGCCAACGAGAATTGGCGCACCGACAATGCCCGGCTGCACTGGCTGGGCCAGGATGTCGCCAGCGACGTCGAGCTGTTCCATGAGGATGACGAAGGCTTTCGAGTCTCGATCGGCCTCACCTCCTCGGAAAAATGGATCGTCATCGCGACCGGCGACCATGTGACCAGCGAAGCCTGGCTGGTGCCCGCCGACAACCCGACCGCGACGCCGCTGCTCGTCTCCGCGCGCCAGGCCGGCCGCGAATATGACGTCGATGAGCATGAAGGCACGCTCTACATCAAGACCAACGACACCCATCCCAATTTCCGGCTGGTGAAGGCGTCGCTGGACACGCCCGACCAGTGGGAAGAGGTGATCGGCGCCGACGCCCATTTCTACCTGACCGATTTCACCCTGTTCAAGACCTTCTACGTCACCGAAGGGCGGCTGGACGGGCTCGACCAGATCGAGCTGCGCGATTATGCGACGCACAGCGCCAAGCGCCTGCCCTTCCCCGAGGCGAGCTATTCCGCCAGCCTGGACGATAATCCCGAATATGACGTAACCAAGTTGCGCATCGGCTATGAATCGATGGTCACGCCCGACACCATTTATGATTATCATCTGGCCGATGGCCGGTTTGAGGTACTGAAGGTCCAGGAGATCCCCAGTGGCTATGATGCCGGTCGCTATGCCACCGAAAGGCTGCTGGTCCCGGCGCGCGACGGCACGGAGATTCCGGTGTCGATCGTCTATCCGGCCCACTTCCCCCGTGACGGCAGCGCGCCGCTGCACCTCTATGGCTATGGCGCCTATGGGCTGGCGATGGAGCCGGGCTTTTCGACCAGCCGCCTCTCGCTGCTCGACCGCGGCTTCGCCTTTGCCATCGCCCACATTCGCGGCGGCGACGACCTGGGCCAGCAATGGTATCTCGACGGCAAGCTCGACAAGCGCACCAACACCTTCACCGATTTCGTCGATGTCGCGAAGGGGCTGATCGCGCTGGGCTATAGCAGCAAAGGCAAGATCAGCATTTCGGGCGGATCGGCCGGCGGCGAACTGATGGGCGCAGTGATCAACAGCGATCCCGAGCTGTGGGGCGCGGTGGTGGCGCATGTGCCCTTCGTCGACGTGCTCAACACCATGCTGGACGAGACGCTTCCCTTAACGCCAGGCGAATGGCCCGAATGGGGCAATCCGATCGAGGACGAGGCCGCGTTCCGTACCATCCAGAGCTATGATCCCTATACCCATGTCAGTGCCCAGGCCTATCCGCCGCTGATGGTGACCGCCGGCCTCAACGATCCGCGCGTCACCTATTGGGAGCCGGCCAAGTGGGTGGCGAAGCTGCGCGCGACCAAGACCGACGGCAATATCCTGCTGCTCAAGACCAATATGGGCGCCGGCCATGGCGGCAAGTCCGGGCGGTTCGAGAGCCTGCACGAGACCGCCGAGGAATTTGCGTTCATCCTGTGGCAGCTGGGAGTGGAAGGCTGA
- a CDS encoding aminopeptidase P family protein: MSSYEDRLKALRAQLVRQKLDGFVVPLTDEHMSEYVGAYAQRLAWLTGFQGSAGSAVVLPEAAAIFVDGRYTLQVREQVDGAHWQYESVPQTSIAAWLKDHAGEGARIGYDSWLHTRAWVQQATQALADKGAELVAVDTNPVDAVWPDRPAPSDAKLVVHEDRYAGKNAAEKRADIADWLVSKKADAAVLSALDSIAWAFNIRGKDVERTPVALAYAIVHADATADLYVAPEKMDEAVAKHLGNAVRIHDRAAFADALADLKGKTVVADPERAVAAIFEALDAGGAQILSLRDPVVLPKAIKNSTEIAGHKAAQARDGAALSRFLHWIAVEAPSGGLDELSAADRLEAFRQDTGLLQDLSFDTISGAGPNGAVVHYKVEEKTNRPIETGSFYLVDSGGQYRDGTTDVTRTIAIGTPSDEMKQRFTLVLKGHIALARATFPVGTRGGQLDVLARQYLWAQGLDYAHGTGHGVGSFLSVHEGPQRIATFGGGDEPLVAGMILSNEPGYYKTGEYGIRIENLVLVEERATAGGEKPMLGFETLTFAPIDRNAIATDLLDAGERGWVDAYHAQVLAVVGPQLDGEALAWLQAACAPL, encoded by the coding sequence ATGTCCAGTTATGAAGATCGCCTGAAGGCCCTGCGTGCCCAACTGGTACGCCAGAAGCTTGATGGTTTCGTGGTGCCGCTGACCGACGAGCATATGAGCGAATATGTCGGCGCCTATGCCCAGCGGCTCGCCTGGCTCACCGGTTTCCAAGGCTCGGCCGGCAGTGCCGTGGTCCTGCCGGAGGCGGCGGCGATCTTCGTCGACGGCCGCTATACGCTGCAGGTGCGCGAGCAGGTGGACGGCGCCCATTGGCAATATGAAAGCGTGCCGCAGACCTCTATCGCCGCCTGGCTGAAGGATCATGCGGGCGAAGGCGCGCGCATCGGCTATGATTCCTGGCTGCACACCCGCGCCTGGGTGCAGCAGGCAACACAGGCCCTGGCGGACAAGGGCGCGGAGCTGGTGGCAGTCGACACCAATCCGGTCGATGCCGTCTGGCCCGATCGCCCGGCCCCCAGCGACGCCAAGCTGGTGGTTCATGAGGACCGCTATGCCGGCAAGAATGCGGCCGAGAAGCGTGCCGATATCGCTGACTGGCTGGTGTCGAAGAAGGCGGATGCCGCCGTCCTCTCCGCGCTCGATTCGATCGCCTGGGCCTTCAACATCCGCGGCAAGGATGTTGAGCGCACCCCGGTCGCGCTGGCCTATGCCATCGTCCATGCCGATGCCACTGCCGACCTCTATGTCGCGCCGGAAAAGATGGACGAGGCGGTTGCCAAGCATCTGGGCAACGCCGTGCGCATCCATGACCGCGCCGCATTTGCCGATGCGCTGGCCGACCTCAAGGGCAAGACTGTCGTCGCCGATCCCGAGCGCGCTGTTGCCGCGATCTTCGAGGCGCTCGACGCCGGCGGCGCACAGATACTCAGCCTGCGCGATCCCGTGGTCCTGCCCAAGGCGATCAAGAACAGCACCGAGATTGCCGGCCATAAGGCGGCACAGGCGCGCGACGGTGCGGCGCTCAGCCGCTTCCTCCACTGGATCGCGGTCGAAGCGCCCAGCGGCGGGCTAGACGAATTGAGTGCGGCCGACCGGCTGGAAGCGTTCCGCCAGGATACCGGCCTGCTGCAGGACCTGTCGTTCGATACGATCAGCGGCGCCGGCCCCAATGGCGCCGTGGTCCATTACAAGGTCGAGGAGAAGACCAACCGCCCGATCGAGACCGGCAGCTTCTATCTGGTTGATTCGGGCGGCCAATATCGCGACGGCACCACCGACGTCACCCGCACCATTGCCATCGGTACGCCGAGCGACGAGATGAAGCAGCGCTTCACTCTGGTATTGAAGGGCCATATCGCACTTGCTCGCGCCACCTTCCCGGTCGGCACGCGCGGCGGCCAGCTCGACGTGCTGGCACGTCAATATCTGTGGGCGCAGGGGCTGGATTATGCCCATGGCACTGGCCATGGTGTCGGCAGCTTCCTGTCGGTGCATGAAGGGCCGCAGCGGATCGCGACCTTCGGCGGTGGCGACGAACCGCTGGTGGCAGGCATGATCCTCTCGAATGAACCCGGCTATTACAAGACCGGCGAATATGGCATCCGCATCGAGAATCTGGTGCTGGTGGAGGAACGGGCGACCGCCGGCGGCGAAAAGCCGATGCTGGGCTTTGAAACCCTGACCTTCGCGCCGATCGACCGCAACGCCATCGCCACGGATCTGCTCGACGCGGGCGAACGTGGCTGGGTCGATGCCTATCATGCACAGGTACTGGCCGTGGTCGGGCCGCAACTGGACGGCGAGGCTTTGGCCTGGCTGCAGGCTGCCTGCGCCCCGCTATAA